AGGCGCGTGCGGCAGAACTCTATGATCTCCTCCTCGGTGGCCGTCTCGCCTTCCTTCAGGACCACGTAGGCCTTGACCATCTCGCCGCGGTACTCGTCGGGCACGCCCGCCACGACCGCCTCTTTGATCTTGGGGTGCTCGTACAGGACTTCCTCCACGTCGCGCGGGTAGACGTTGTACCCGCCGGAGATGATCATGTCCTTCTTGCGGTCCACGATTTGGAAGTAGCCGTCGGCGTCCATGCGGGCCATGTCGCCGGTGTACAGCCAGCCGTCGCGCAGGACCATGGCCGTCTCATCGGGCTTGTTCCAGTAGCCTTTCATGACCTGCGGGCCGCGCACCGCCAGTTCGCCCACCTCGCCGACGGGCAGTTCCTTTGTGCCGGTCTCCAAGTCCACGATGCGGGCGTCGGTGTCGGGGAAGGGGATGCCGATGGTGCCGACCTTGTTCTGGCCGTAGATGGGGTTGGCGTGGGTTACGGGCGAAGCCTCCGACAGGCCATAGCCCTCCACCAGTTTGCCGCCGGTGAGTTGCTGGAACTTCTCCTGCACTTCTACGGGCAGACCCGCCGCGCCGCTGATGCACGCGCGGATGGAGTTGACGCCATAGGCCTGGACGTTGGGGAAGTTGTTGAACGCCACGTACATGGTGGGGACGCCCGGGAACACCGTCGGCTGGAAGTTCTTGATGGCCAGCATGATGCCATGGTAGTCGCGCGGGTTGGGGATGAGGATCATGGACGCGGCGG
This DNA window, taken from Chloroflexota bacterium, encodes the following:
- a CDS encoding long-chain fatty acid--CoA ligase — protein: AGAPALQPVDIKPGDTLCLLYTGGTTGVPKGAELSNSNLLANALQTAAWFKAQEAKECVLTALPLFHSYGMTTCMNFGMATAASMILIPNPRDYHGIMLAIKNFQPTVFPGVPTMYVAFNNFPNVQAYGVNSIRACISGAAGLPVEVQEKFQQLTGGKLVEGYGLSEASPVTHANPIYGQNKVGTIGIPFPDTDARIVDLETGTKELPVGEVGELAVRGPQVMKGYWNKPDETAMVLRDGWLYTGDMARMDADGYFQIVDRKKDMIISGGYNVYPRDVEEVLYEHPKIKEAVVAGVPDEYRGEMVKAYVVLKEGETATEEEIIEFCRTRLAKYKVPRAVEFRKELPKTMVGKILRRLLVEEEKRKLAQKGQG